A single genomic interval of Candidatus Tanganyikabacteria bacterium harbors:
- a CDS encoding Flp family type IVb pilin codes for MFAKLQQILNQEEGQSMAEYGLILSLVAVAAIAGFTLLGGNVNTMVSNLAGKINP; via the coding sequence ATGTTCGCGAAGCTCCAGCAGATCCTCAACCAGGAGGAAGGGCAGTCGATGGCCGAGTACGGCCTGATCCTGTCCCTGGTCGCCGTGGCGGCGATCGCCGGCTTCACCCTGCTTGGCGGCAACGTCAACACGATGGTCTCCAACCTGGCAGGCAAGATCAACCCCTAG